Sequence from the Megalops cyprinoides isolate fMegCyp1 chromosome 4, fMegCyp1.pri, whole genome shotgun sequence genome:
TAGAAATTATTGCAATTTACAATGTGCGCAATAGAAAAACACTGCTATTATTATACTTGTgcatagcaataataataactgtatagtgcaattCTTAAACCAGTtatctgtgagagagagtgagataggTAGAAATAGTTGTGTTAATTGTGCAATGAATATGTGTACAGGggaacagcacagggcatcaagCGTCAGTCTGATCCATGTTgcggcagagaggggaggagttgtaaAGTTTGATGGCTGCTGGCAGAAACGaccttctgtgtctctcagtggaacatttgggggagatcagcctgccactgaaggtgctcttcagCTTAACAAGCCCGTCATGGAGgggatgggaggtgttgtttaagatgctcaccagcttgttaagcatcGTCCTCTCTGCCATCGCCCCTCGTAAGTCCAGCTCAGTTCCACCTcctatgacagagctggctttcctaACAAACTTATTCAGTCTGTTGGCatccccagctttcagaccacactCCGAGGACACCACCACGTAGAAAATGGCACTGGATATCACAGACTGatagaacatctgcagcatcttgttgcagacGTTGAATGATCGGAGTTTCCGCAGGAAGTAGAGCGAACTCTGGCCCTTCTTGTAGAGGGCCTGTGTGTTCTCGGTCCACTCCAGCCTGTCGTCTAGGTGCACTCCAAGGTATTTGTAGGAGTGGACTACCTCACCATCTTCTCCATGGATGGAGACAGGGGTCAGAGTAGGCTTGTACCTGCGGAAGTCCACGACTAGCTCCTTCGTCTTGCTGACATTTAGCTGCAGATGGTTCAGGCTGCACCACTCCACGAAGCGGTCTACCAGTCCCCTGTATTCTGCCTCCTGTTGCCCGTTGATACACCCCACGATGGTAGAGTCATCAGCGAACTtctgaaggtggcatgactCTCTGTTGTACCTGAAGTCGGGGGTGTACAGCTTGAacaggaagggggagaggaTGGTCCCCTGTGCTGCTCAACACTGCTCCCTAGTTTCacatactgtggtctgttggtcAGGTTGTCTGTTATCCAGGTCACCAGAGGAGCATCCAACTGCATGCACCTGAGCATGTCTCCCAGCAATAAAGGCTGTATGGTGTTGAAGGAAAGTTGTCGAAAGTCAAAGAACATGACTCTCACAGTGGCCCTGGCCTCGTCAAGATGGCAGTAGGCTCGGTGTAGCAGGTATATGATGGCATCCTCCACTCCGATGCGTTCCTGGTAAGCTAACTGCAGGGGATCCAATGCTGGTCTGACCAGGGGTCTAAGTTGGGAGAGGACCAGCCTCTCCAGGGTCTTCATCACATGTGATGTTAACGCCACTGGCCTGTAGTCATTTAAGACCTTACCAAAACAGTTATATGTCAGCTTTAAAAACAAGTACTCTACTATAGTTCAAAGCAAAATGTGCAATTATCAGTTTCATCAGTCAttcatatatttgcatttggaaCAACGAATGcagttaaaataacaaatactgtcattttcattcagcttTGTCTAACATGGTGTCAACATCCTCAAATATACAGTACGctagaaattattttattctatCAATAAGCAGAGACACAGCTACAGAATGAAATAATCATTCCTGCAATCACGATTGTTTGTCACAGCCATTTTCGGCAGGTAATCACAGTAGAGTGATGACTCCCACAtgctacaataaaaaacagtgaATGGATCATGCATGTCAATATAGAAGACGTTAAATGCAATCAACCTCACTTAACAGTGCTATCTATGAAAGTAAATACTAGTATCAGAGGTAGCTTTATCCAAACAATTATGTGTGACACTGCAACTGGGATACAAGATGCGATTTATGCCGGCCACAGAGACCTGTTCCGAGGCAGGGGTATGGCAACCAGGGAGAAGTCCCACAACGAAAatacaataacagcaataagaAAACATGCCAATCTCTGAAACATAttccacattttattatttctatcTGACATTATAACTCCAACAGTAACACTGAGCATTTAACAAGTCCGGTTGTAGGGTGAGCTCTGTCATATAACCAAAGAATTTTAAGTTGAAAGTGGCCATCTGAATTAACAGTAAGCAGGGGAGCATTATCCCTTCAACTAAAGACCACTTATAGCATATGAAGTATATGAAATGTGAACTGCACTTGCCCATAGAGATTCAGATCTTATAGGGGGTACATTGACAGACTCATGAAGTACCATAgatttcttttgtattttcaagtgaaagtaatgaaatgtttcaccaggatagaaaacagaaaagtatgTGTTGATCCAAACAATAGGCTACGGTACTGCAGATTTAACTACAATGTTTTGAGTACCATCAATGCTTGTTGCATAAATAACTTTGTAATTCGCACAGATCCTTCGTCCCCTAAATGAGTCTTTGCCAGCATGCAAGCATGCTAAGGATATGTACATACAGAGAAGCCTTGCGATATGAGAGAACAGCCTCTGAACATTACTAGAGATACAGCATAGTATAAGCTATTTGTATTAACGGCAGCCACAGGAGGTTTGCTCTAGTTAGATACcaacattcacacagacaaacatttgAATGATTATACATAGCATATAATGCATTTCCCACACAAACCAGTGGTTATTTGTCAGAGTAATCATTTGAATACAGACTGATCTTTGATTTCACATGCAggccaaaaaggaaaaaaaaaaaaagaaactacaaCTGCATACTGTGGATTGGAAGGGTACATTATTACAAAGGCCTTCCTCATCCCAGCAACTTCCTGTTCAATCTCTTCCCATCTGGCAGGagattcagaaatatttcagctcTCTCAACCAGACTGAAGGACAGCTTTTTCCCCAAAAGCTGTAATGGTTCATCTGTTGAAATTGATAGTTTTAGATTTCTTGGCATACACATCTCAGACACCCACACATGCTCTCTTAACACCAATTGCATCCTcaagaaagcacagcagagactgcACTTTCTGAGGCGTCTCAAGAGTTTTGGCATAAGTACCAAAGCTCTTGTGAACTTTTATCGCTGTACCACAGAGAGTGTACTAGAAGGCTGTATCACAGTGTGGTTTGGCAACCTGACTGCTCAGAACTGCAGACTGCTACAAAGGACTATGAAGACAGCAGCAAAAATCATTAGCACAGAACTACCACAACTTCATAACATCTACACCACTCGATGCAAAAGGAAAGTCCAAAACATCAATAAGGACACCAGCCACCCCGCTCATGTTCTGTTCTCGCTCCTTCCACCTAAAAAACATTACTGGAACATCAAATCACACACCACCCATCTCAGTAAGTTTCTTCCCCCAGACAGTCAGGTtgctgaacagctgacacaaccATATGCAGTGCATATGTGTTgtataaaatgttatgttattgtgtactgtattctgtctatataatatatactgtattctgtgtatataatgtaatgttattgtgtactgtatgttgtatataatgtatacatacgTGTGCACGGTGTACATAGTCTATGTAGGTCTGTAGTGTCcttctttgttggttttgtgataGTGTGCCCTTTATGTTAaggcagagagagtcagagcacacatatttcattgtatttttaatacacatgACAGTAAAGTCGAACTTGAATTTGCAGCTGAACACATCTCCCCCACTCCATCTCACATAGAAGGCGACAATGAAACATGGACATGtgcaataataacattattatgtgcaatgcaatgaaaaccaccttttgtgcaataatatggacACCACGTGCACTGCACTTTACTACAATACAGTGTAATGCAACAATACGGGCATGTGCAATAATCAGATATGTGTGAAACAGAGATTTTTTCGATAACAGCTATGGAGAACATTCCTACCATACCTGAACATCAGGTGTGTAGACACTTTGCTGACTGCTCCTGCCAATAAACAgacactttattattatttatttatgtcccATTCACtcctcatattttatatattcacacattttgtacatgttcttgttgtttttaaaatagttaTATGTTGTCATAGCACTGACATGGGGTAGCAACTGTAATTTCGTTGTCtctaaaaatgacaataaagctctctctTATCTTCAAAACAAGATCCAACCTGATGTTGCATACAAAAATCAAAGgtgcaatacatttacatttatatttacatttatttatttagcaaacgcttttatccaaagcgacgtacaaaagtgcatacagtaagtatagcgacagtacggggacaggatgtgtacagttccacaatgagacagttctcagctgagagaggtctgtttgaggacacagtactatcagatttgtacaactacagcgtatagggcaactaatacgatatactttcaaagcagcaaacttcaacaactttaaacagcgcaatgagtgtcagggtaaaggcggcaacaagaaacaatttaaaaagcacagcaatttacaacagcactgattggggggggggggggggggggggcggcaattttgtgctgggtcagtccaggtagagtctgaagaggtgtgtcttcaggccctgtcttcaggccccgtgaaggagctgtccgtagcgggacagggagttcgttccaccactggggagtgaTGTAGGTGAAATgctgatgtctggcagaacgagcacctcctgccttgaccatgcagggagcgaggcatccagttgctgctgggcgcaggggtcaggctggtatgtagggctggatgagttcttggaggtaggcaggggctgtcctgttgattgcagagaaggcgagggtcagggtcttgaatctgatcctggcagcgacaggaagccagtggagggatttcagcaggggagtaacatgggagaatttggggaggttgaagattagtcgggcagctgcattctggatgtgctggagaggctgggtggtacaggctgggaggcctgcgaggagagtgttgcagtagtccaggcgagggagaactgtggcctggataaggagctgcgtcgtgtatgttgtcaggaacggacgaatcctcctgatgttgtggaggaggaatcggcaggcccgtgacgtgcgagcaatgtgctccttgaagtccaggttgctgttgaggatgatgcccaagctctttgctgactgagaggatggtattgtggtgccatcaacggtgatggagaggtcatgcaggggtgaagggctggctgggatgaagagcagttctgtttttctgaggttcagcttcagatggtgggatgacatccatttggagatgtcagccaggcatgcagaggCATGCAATACAACATATAACATTACTGTGTCCTGCagccagaggtggaaaaccccggcttcagagagtaaaagtcctaccatgtatttgttctagccattcactaaacaaggtgatttcactaattagctcctctacctggccgaagagttgtgctaattaaattcaggtggtgtagtgcatgggtggaacaaatacgtggcaggacttttactttctgaaggcggagttttccacctctgcctgcAGCCAAACATTTAACATAACTTAATATGATTATCATCATGGAATATTGTTAACTAACAGCTAACATTCCCTCCTTTGTgagggagaaaaataatcacTCTGTAGTAAACTTTAAAACCTGTTAAAAGTGTTTTACATCTCCAAAATAAACACGTCACAGTATTGTCAGATGTTTAAGActttgcaaataaaattaattagtaatacatttttacatggtCCAACTACAACAAGCTAAGCACACGCCGCTGAACAGAGAAACTGAgacaaattaatacattttaatattagcAGGTTCGCTACCTAGCGATTCTAACTGTAATTCATCACGACACACAATGTCGGCTAGCTCGAACCAGACTATTTTGACTTTTACGTGTGGAAGCACTACTTGGCTCTGGCTAGGAAAGCAGGTGTGCCTTGTCCTCAAAGGTATGGGTTGGCTGGGCACAGCACACATCAATGCAGAACCGAAAATTAGGCCATTTTGGCATTTATGCTCGTGGAAGGGCTGTGGGAACCATGCACGGAAACGTTTAGCGAACACTTCCCCACGTATGGAGGCACTTTCTTACCACTGCTAACCTATTTCTTCACCGGAGAGGTAACTCTGGCCAGGAATGTAGGCCGAGTAATATAGGTCCAAGagtttttaaacaaacagtgaaatgtttacATCTGTCCTCACCGCAGGCAATGTTCATGTTAGCTGATAGGCAACCATCtaaataaatgttacttttaTAGTATGGAAATGGTAGCTGTCTATCTGGTACATTTAGGTCTGCTTCTAACTTAGTTGCTAGCTGCTAGCTAAAATTGCTACGTGAACAGCTAGCTGACTTGCGCAGTAacgctgtgtgtttttggttggCCACCTTGCTGGATTTCCCTGGCTGATTACGTAATTCATTCAGTGGCAGGAATTGTCGCTATTTAGCCAGGTGAATGATGGCATAGAGTTGTGCTGTCGGGTTTATCGTCGCTTTAAccacattattttcatgttggCTATTTTCGTTAAGGAAACTGTTAATGATACCTAACTATAACTAACAAGtgatatgatttttaaattaatcttttAAAGAATTTTGATTCTTGTCAGTCTAAAGCAAACTTTAGAAAGCAGCAGAAAACTTGGGTTATGTTGTAATAGAGAAATCTGACAAGTGTAGTTCGTCGTTTTACATACAGCTTTTGCTAGTATACCTGTTTATTAAGGATGGACTTAATAGCAGAGAATGTTGCCCGTAAAGTGTGGTCATATAATGAAGACGTTTCGGGATGGACTTTGGCAAAGAACTCTGTAAGGACCGTTGAACAGTAGCAAGTGCCTTTACAGGACAGTGTTCTGAATTCGCTTTTTAGTTATTTTAGAATAGAGTGTTTAGCACAGTAATGGCtattgttttgtgaaaattcTATTCCATATATTTGCAGTACATTGCCTTTTGTCCAGGTTTTAATTTGTCAGTGAGTCATGAGTTGAAAAGTCCATTTTTACGTACAATGTCTGTTTTGACATAATATGTTGGAACGTAAGATATATAAATAGACTGCTTTGTATTTAACTAGCTGTGTGAAAGATGAAGAAAGCATACTGGTGTAcacatattaatatgaatgtgCCTATGATGGGGATGACTGACTTCTTATTTTGCTACAGAATGGTATCACGGTGTCATGGAAACCATCCGGAGAATACGGAGGAAATTTGTAAGTAATCAGTCTATATTGTGAAGCAGCACCATTATTTCTCTTATAACAAACATGCTACAAATGACCTAATTTCAGCATGTTTCGTATGTTTTGCAACAATGGGgtgcataaaaacaaattcaatggagtgtaatgtgctgtaaaatACACATCATCACATAATTTCAGGGCCAACCAGTAAGAGTTTCTTGCATGTTAATTTATGGGTGTGCAAATCTTGTGGAGGGGATAAGCGTTTCAGTTTTTGGTCCACCTATGCATGTCATTTTACCTTACCTATGGTTGTTGTTACTTATATATTCATGATGCTTGAGCATCATGGCACTGGTTTCTGGTCCTTGAAGAACATCAGTGACAACCAAATCTAACCAAGGACTATTGTCTCACAGTAGTTTAATTTACAATTATAATTTAACGTATAATTATAGTTTACAAATATCATATGTGTGATACATGTAGGCTGTAATTATAGGATAGTTGATactttcattcagaaaaattcaaaaagaatgtgaaaataaactcaGTAAAGGGTTCTGTTGCTTGTACCAAACCAAACCAGCATTCCGTATTAGGATGTTATATAAGAGTTTCTCATGACTGAGTGAATGTCTCACAactgactgattttttttttctcagtagaACTACAATAGCTGTCTTTGTAAATTGtgataaaatgtgacaaaaatctctgggacatgtttttttcctgctttggaGTGCATTCTGGGGAAgatactgtatactgtgtgctgtctttctttttgaagATACCGTGGTGAGGGAATTATTGAAGATACTCCTGAAAACGTCATTCCTTTTATGTATCTACCGGAAAACAGACTGAAATGGGACAAAGCCCTGAAGTCTTACTCAATTTTGGAGTGGATTGATGAGGTAATGATTCATGGCCTTGAAGCTTGATGATTAACTACACAGTGGATATGACTGAAGACAACTCTTTCACATGCCAGGCAATCAGGGTGAATGATCTTTCCTTTGTTCCTTCTGCTGCTCAGGAATGACAAGATAATCACCCAAACAAAACTAtattgaacaaaaatatttatgactttgaaacaatgaaaattcaTGCACTATATTactaatgatgataatgatgataagaATAATGGTGGTGGTTAAGATGTGATTTTCCACTGCACATGTTAACATGCTTTGCAACCTTTACAGGACACTGCAATTTGCCATACAATCACCCACAGTTATGGCATGGGATTGATTTCTTCCAGAGACTTTGTTGACATTGTAAGGATCAAAAGATATGATGGAGGAATCGTAACTACAAACTGTGAGTATTGTAGAGGAATCTATATTGCTGTTCCCATCTCTTGTTCTATAATGTTAATAGGGCAGTTGTAATTAACATGAATCAATTTGtcaattgttttttatttgctcaATTTGGATAAGCTCAGAAAAGTTACATGGGGCACCTAAGCTAATACGAATTGACcgaacaacaacaaaaaacatgccCTGTAGACCCTcccaaaacccaaaacaaaaatagatttGTGACTAAAAAACTACATCCACATTTGGTAATCGGCAGGTTAGGTTTacaactgcagctgaaatgtggTTATTGTTGATTTTGTTAGTTAAGTTAAAAGCAAACAACTCTAACACATGATAAAATGATAAGACTAGTGTTATAGCTTGATTTATAGGAGCCTATTATATTAGTCTGTTTGACTAATCTACATAGTCTACATTTAATGACTTCACCATTAAGTATGACTATTTACTAATGAATTTCCAAATGTTATTGTGCATAAAGTTCTGTATTAATGATTACGTGTGGCTTATTATTAATCTGCAGATAACTGATCAAATTCAAGGGGAACAACTATTTTTAAACTACTGACAACCCTAATGTTTTTTACACCATGTTTGAAGAATGTTGCTTACATGTTAATTTGACATAGAGCAACATCATTGGAGCTCAATTTGTGGATGGATTTATTCCCTAGCATGTGCTTTAGCTATTACTCGTAATACTCTGCAACAAACAAGTGTTCCTTACCTTTGTTTTGCAGCGATCAGTGTTgactacccacaatgccctccATCTTCAGCTCATGTCAGAGGATGCAATAATCCCTGTGGATACGTGTGCTCTCCGCTGACAGAGTAAATTTATCACTGTGTCTGCATTCATAACATGAATGGTTGTTTTGTACAGAGAGTAGCATGGTAAAACAAGACTacacataaagacacaaaaTATAGTCAACGTTGTTCCAAAGAGACCGTTATGCATATATAACATGAGAACAGTTTAAAGCCACATACACATAAGCATTTCACTGTTAGCAGTCGGAAATGTCACTCAGTGACTTACGTCATCAGATGGTATAATCATGGCAGTTTTCAAATAATTCAGTTTGGTTACCCTCCTCTATTTTTGTAATCTAACCCAGGGTCCCTGAGGCCTGGTGGTAAATCCTgcaagttttatttaaattattaaccAATTTACACCTAGTTCACCATGTGAATGATGTCCTATTTATATTAATGATGTTgttgcaaccccccccccccacacacacacacacacacacactcacacactcaaaatCTTCATTTGGCAGCTTGTTGGTGTGCATATTCTTATGGACTCCTGTGCTCATATTCCTAGGAATCCAGACCATTCCAAGCTGGTGGTGTTCATCCAGCCGGACCTGGGAGGAATGCTGCCCCGCTCTGTGGTAGAGTCAGCGCTGCCCAATAATG
This genomic interval carries:
- the LOC118777024 gene encoding stAR-related lipid transfer protein 6-like, coding for MDLIAENVARKVWSYNEDVSGWTLAKNSNGITVSWKPSGEYGGNLYRGEGIIEDTPENVIPFMYLPENRLKWDKALKSYSILEWIDEDTAICHTITHSYGMGLISSRDFVDIVRIKRYDGGIVTTNSISVDYPQCPPSSAHVRGCNNPCGYVCSPLTENPDHSKLVVFIQPDLGGMLPRSVVESALPNNVINLISDARAGIKARG